One window from the genome of Eucalyptus grandis isolate ANBG69807.140 chromosome 7, ASM1654582v1, whole genome shotgun sequence encodes:
- the LOC120295781 gene encoding probable WRKY transcription factor 41, with product MEDWEKMNLPNELIQGRELTKQLQRQLHSAVSSSSSSSHEQTQEMLIRGILTSYDEALSMLNAEPPVGGCPRRLSVSPPSLGGNQMSRGDSDRNLDDGYTPRKRKAMQKWTERVRAPTPDDGFSWRKYGQKEILGAKYPR from the exons ATGGAAGATTGGGAAAAAATGAACTTGCCGAATGAGCTAATACAGGGCAGAGAGCTAACCAAGCAACTCCAACGCCAACTCCATTCAGCtgtttcatcatcttcttcttcatcacaCGAACAAACCCAAGAAATGCTCATTCGCGGGATCCTAACCTCATATGATGAGGCGCTGTCCATGCTCAATGCGGAGCCCCCGGTTGGAGGGTGTCCGCGCCGGTTGTCTGTGTCGCCCCCTTCACTCGGTGGGAACCAGATGAGCAGAGGAGACTCAGACCGGAATCTTGATGATGGTTATACTCCTAGGAAGAg AAAGGCGATGCAGAAGTGGACAGAGCGGGTCCGAGCCCCAACACCTGACGATGGGTTCAGTTGGAGGAAGTACGGTCAAAAGGAAATTCTTGGAGCCAAGTATCCTAGGTGA